The following are encoded together in the Mesoterricola sediminis genome:
- a CDS encoding undecaprenyl-diphosphate phosphatase, translating into MTLLIAILLGLVQGLTEFLPVSSTAHLTLAENLLLHRSMPLAFDVLLHVGTLLALVVYFRAEIVQMVMGILGRNAEGRRLAGWILVAMVPTVAFGFLTRHLKETAKEHLWIYGLCLLLTAAILFWANGLASRREGRGLHQMGALDALAVGTIQGLGGGFGLSRSGSTIAMGVFRGLQLPAATRFSFLLGMPTILGAAVLEGTHILKPLLKHQPLPLEAAFPPGSLGPAAACVVGVAAAAVSGYLAISLLDRFTRRPRLNPFAFYCLCAGALMLILGTVGVPGLAFVQGVSLPR; encoded by the coding sequence ATGACCCTTCTCATCGCCATCCTCCTCGGCCTCGTCCAGGGCCTCACCGAATTCCTCCCTGTGTCCTCGACGGCCCACCTGACCCTGGCGGAGAACCTGCTGCTCCACCGGAGCATGCCGCTGGCCTTCGACGTGCTCCTGCACGTGGGGACCCTCCTGGCCCTGGTGGTCTACTTCCGGGCCGAGATCGTCCAGATGGTGATGGGCATCCTGGGCCGCAACGCCGAGGGGCGTCGTTTGGCCGGCTGGATTCTCGTCGCCATGGTCCCCACCGTGGCCTTCGGTTTCCTGACGCGGCACCTGAAGGAGACGGCCAAGGAACACCTGTGGATCTACGGGCTCTGCCTCCTGCTGACCGCCGCCATCCTCTTCTGGGCCAACGGGCTCGCCTCCCGGCGGGAGGGCAGGGGCCTCCACCAGATGGGCGCCCTGGACGCGCTGGCCGTGGGGACGATCCAGGGCCTCGGCGGGGGTTTCGGGCTCTCGCGCAGCGGCTCCACCATCGCCATGGGCGTCTTCCGCGGCCTGCAGCTCCCCGCGGCGACCCGGTTCAGCTTCCTCCTGGGCATGCCGACGATCCTCGGGGCCGCGGTCCTGGAGGGCACCCACATCCTCAAGCCGCTCCTGAAGCACCAGCCCCTGCCCCTGGAAGCGGCCTTCCCCCCCGGCTCCCTGGGACCGGCCGCCGCCTGTGTCGTGGGCGTCGCCGCCGCGGCGGTCTCCGGCTACCTGGCGATCAGCCTCCTGGACCGCTTCACCCGGCGTCCCCGGCTGAATCCCTTCGCGTTCTACTGCCTCTGCGCGGGCGCCCTGATGCTGATCCTGGGCACGGTGGGGGTCCCCGGCCTGGCCTTCGTGCAGGGTGTCTCGCTCCCCCGCTGA
- a CDS encoding DUF2752 domain-containing protein, producing the protein MPADAPSRSDRALFLGLTLAGLAAVAAPDLVLAAAPPCLVTLVTGHPCWGCGLTHALTAAAGLEWGKAWAFNPRVALVGPLLLWEYARLGRRVWAGRRPAP; encoded by the coding sequence ATGCCAGCGGACGCCCCCTCAAGAAGTGACCGGGCGCTCTTCCTGGGGCTGACCCTGGCCGGCCTGGCCGCGGTCGCCGCCCCGGACCTGGTGCTGGCCGCGGCCCCGCCCTGCCTCGTGACCCTGGTGACGGGGCACCCCTGCTGGGGCTGCGGCCTCACCCACGCCCTGACCGCCGCCGCCGGGCTGGAGTGGGGGAAGGCCTGGGCCTTCAACCCCCGGGTCGCCCTGGTGGGCCCCCTCCTGCTCTGGGAGTACGCCCGGCTGGGCCGGCGCGTATGGGCTGGCCGGCGCCCGGCCCCCTGA
- a CDS encoding fused DSP-PTPase phosphatase/NAD kinase-like protein, producing the protein MRRFAPLLVAAVVGAAVPDARPCDDCVAGVANFGRVDDALWRGAQPTAAGFQALAALGVRTVVNLRHDHDDAALLAGTGLRQVRIRCRAWRPRTAQMAAFLAVVRDPANQPVFVHCAQGRDRTGYMVAAYRMAAQGWTAEAAIRDMEAFRFNHLWMGNPGFLRHLDLGSLAPAAGPPP; encoded by the coding sequence ATGCGCCGGTTCGCGCCCCTCCTGGTCGCGGCGGTGGTGGGCGCGGCCGTGCCCGACGCCCGGCCCTGCGACGATTGCGTGGCCGGGGTGGCCAATTTCGGGCGGGTGGACGACGCCCTCTGGCGCGGGGCCCAGCCCACGGCGGCGGGCTTCCAGGCCCTGGCCGCCCTGGGGGTGCGCACCGTCGTGAACCTGCGCCACGATCACGACGACGCGGCCCTCCTGGCCGGCACCGGCCTCCGCCAGGTGCGGATCCGCTGCCGGGCCTGGCGGCCGCGCACCGCCCAGATGGCGGCCTTCCTGGCGGTGGTCCGGGATCCCGCCAACCAGCCGGTCTTCGTGCACTGCGCCCAGGGGCGGGACCGCACGGGGTACATGGTGGCGGCCTACCGGATGGCGGCCCAGGGCTGGACCGCGGAGGCGGCCATCCGCGACATGGAGGCCTTCCGCTTCAATCACCTGTGGATGGGCAATCCGGGCTTCCTCAGGCACCTGGACCTGGGGTCCCTGGCGCCGGCGGCGGGGCCTCCCCCTTGA
- a CDS encoding ABC transporter permease produces MRGALLIVKKEFLELSKDRKTLFFTFLMPLILYPLLFTMMGRLGKSDEAKRASQPSRVWVAQASPAVTALLAKDPASFTLAPRPEGDVRQALRDQKLELILEPDPQAAEKEARSETWSVKAVYDRSDDSSRLAVDRLKKALAAHDKTLVQARLKALGASPQLAEPTKVDTEDAGGKERAIGKMLGSFLPYILMIMMYAGAMQHGIYATAGEKERGTLLSLLSTSIPRSQIIIGKLLYVFSIGLIVALINLLSMAFSVARAMGEAVAQGAPAAGGAAMPGLAALASPSVILLSFLLVVPLGLFFANFIILGGIQARNTVEAGTALTPGVFVVVVLGVFSMAPGIEKMPILPYVPVLNVSLAIRKLFSQQANAAEYLIALVMTLGLACLMTWLSTRMLKRESAIFKV; encoded by the coding sequence GTGAGGGGCGCGCTGCTGATCGTCAAGAAGGAGTTCCTGGAGCTCTCCAAGGACCGGAAGACCCTCTTCTTCACCTTCCTCATGCCCCTGATCCTCTACCCGCTGCTCTTCACCATGATGGGGCGGCTGGGCAAGAGCGACGAGGCCAAGCGCGCCAGCCAGCCCAGCAGGGTCTGGGTGGCCCAGGCATCGCCCGCCGTCACGGCCCTGCTGGCCAAGGATCCCGCCAGCTTCACCCTGGCCCCCCGTCCCGAGGGGGACGTGCGCCAGGCCCTCCGGGACCAGAAGCTGGAGCTCATCCTGGAACCCGATCCCCAGGCCGCCGAGAAGGAGGCCCGGAGCGAGACCTGGTCGGTGAAGGCCGTCTACGACCGCAGCGACGATTCCAGCCGGCTGGCCGTGGACCGCCTGAAGAAGGCCCTGGCCGCCCACGACAAGACCCTCGTCCAGGCCCGCCTGAAGGCCCTCGGGGCCTCGCCCCAGCTGGCGGAGCCCACCAAGGTGGACACGGAGGACGCGGGCGGCAAGGAACGGGCCATCGGCAAGATGCTGGGCTCCTTCCTGCCCTACATCCTCATGATCATGATGTACGCGGGCGCCATGCAGCACGGCATCTACGCGACGGCCGGGGAGAAGGAGCGGGGCACCCTCCTGAGCCTGCTGTCCACGAGCATCCCCCGCAGCCAGATCATCATCGGCAAGCTGCTCTACGTCTTCTCCATCGGGCTCATCGTGGCCCTCATCAACCTCCTGAGCATGGCCTTCTCCGTGGCCCGCGCCATGGGCGAGGCGGTGGCCCAGGGCGCGCCCGCCGCCGGCGGCGCAGCGATGCCGGGCCTCGCGGCCCTGGCCAGCCCCTCCGTCATCCTCCTCAGCTTCCTGCTGGTGGTGCCCCTGGGGCTCTTCTTCGCCAACTTCATCATCCTGGGGGGCATCCAGGCCCGGAACACCGTCGAGGCCGGGACGGCCCTCACCCCCGGGGTCTTCGTGGTCGTCGTCCTCGGCGTCTTCTCCATGGCGCCGGGCATCGAGAAGATGCCCATCCTGCCGTACGTGCCGGTCCTGAACGTCAGTCTGGCCATCCGCAAACTGTTCAGCCAGCAGGCCAATGCGGCGGAATACCTGATCGCGCTGGTGATGACCCTGGGCCTGGCCTGCCTCATGACCTGGCTCTCGACCCGCATGCTGAAGCGCGAATCGGCTATATTCAAGGTTTAA
- a CDS encoding ABC transporter ATP-binding protein codes for MIQLTDIYKAFDVKDRKTRARMRIEAVRGISLTVQPGEIYGLLGPNGAGKSTTLRMIAGLMAPDRGRIEVCGIDNAREPERARALTGYLSTDLSVYNRFTPRELLRLFGELQGVDPRTAERRGLHLLERLHMAEFADVKMEGFSGGQKQKVSIARALLHDPKVVIFDEPTTGLDVLTAKTVLDLLGIMKAEGRSVIVSTHVMPMVEAVCDRVGIIFEGRLHGDAAPRALLERWGVATLDEVFFKLVAEKEGGAA; via the coding sequence TTGATCCAGCTCACGGATATATACAAGGCCTTCGACGTGAAGGACCGGAAGACGCGCGCCCGCATGCGCATCGAAGCCGTCAGGGGGATCTCCCTGACCGTCCAGCCCGGGGAGATCTACGGGCTCCTGGGCCCGAACGGCGCCGGGAAGTCGACCACCCTGCGCATGATCGCCGGCCTCATGGCCCCCGACCGCGGCCGCATCGAGGTGTGCGGCATCGACAACGCCCGGGAGCCTGAGCGGGCCCGGGCCCTCACGGGCTACCTCTCCACGGACCTGAGCGTCTACAACCGCTTCACCCCCCGGGAGCTGCTCCGGCTCTTCGGGGAGCTCCAGGGCGTCGACCCGAGGACCGCGGAACGGCGCGGGCTCCACCTGCTGGAGCGCCTCCACATGGCCGAGTTCGCGGACGTGAAGATGGAGGGCTTCTCCGGCGGCCAGAAGCAGAAGGTCTCCATCGCCCGGGCCCTCCTCCACGACCCCAAGGTGGTCATCTTCGACGAGCCCACCACGGGCCTGGACGTGCTCACGGCCAAGACGGTGCTCGACCTGCTCGGCATCATGAAGGCCGAGGGGCGCTCCGTCATCGTCTCCACCCACGTCATGCCCATGGTCGAGGCGGTCTGCGACCGCGTCGGCATCATCTTCGAGGGGCGGCTGCACGGAGACGCGGCGCCCAGGGCCCTCCTGGAGCGCTGGGGCGTGGCCACCCTGGACGAGGTCTTCTTCAAGCTGGTCGCGGAGAAGGAAGGGGGTGCCGCGTGA
- a CDS encoding M4 family metallopeptidase: MRSPLVTLLVLGLAGLPAAAGRPPLPEAALAALKQSEEGRIQSASHDLHGRRAGLGLDSRHSFVLRGARTDEFGETHARFRQHFRGVPVWEGDAVTHTDASGAHKAPTLAVFQRIEISTEPSLEAAEALAAAHGDLAPQGAYANDPTAELVVVPRTYRALKAGAKAASLEHAAASELEDRVLEYALAWHVHTELENGAEETRHTDYLFNAHTGALIKKWSTLHTAGKPGGKTTLTAEKTTGNSQWYGQVTLDTAWTGSTHQLSDLTRPASGSNTTYNLANKTSGTGTAYTDADGVWGDGTWYSSSTLSTTGPTGQTAAVDAHRGLQATWDFYKSVFGRIGIDNKGRSAYSRVHYSRSYDNAFWSDSCFCMTYGDGNSSGSHGEADLDTVGHEVSHGVCAAEANLTYSGESGGLNEASSDILGTMVEFWVLGGMPAGTIPGSPAGSTTANGGKYANYKLFENSWAHAYPNDALRWMHKPSRDGASPDFWSSSLASLDVHYSSGVANHWFYLLAFGGGNDPYTDSKGETSPVYTGTTAPTPIGNDKAARIWYKALCDYMTSGTTYAGARTATLAAAAALYGSASAEYKAVGDAWTAVNVK; encoded by the coding sequence GTGCGTTCCCCCCTCGTGACCCTGCTCGTATTGGGCTTGGCCGGTCTTCCCGCCGCCGCCGGGCGCCCCCCCCTGCCCGAAGCCGCCCTGGCAGCCCTCAAACAGTCCGAGGAGGGACGGATCCAGTCCGCCAGCCACGACCTCCACGGCCGGCGCGCGGGCCTGGGCCTGGACAGCCGCCACAGCTTCGTGCTCCGCGGCGCCCGCACCGACGAGTTCGGCGAGACCCACGCCCGGTTCCGCCAGCACTTCCGGGGCGTGCCCGTCTGGGAAGGCGACGCCGTGACCCACACGGACGCCTCGGGCGCCCACAAGGCCCCCACCCTGGCCGTGTTCCAGCGCATCGAGATCAGCACCGAGCCCTCCCTGGAGGCCGCCGAGGCCCTGGCCGCGGCCCACGGCGACCTGGCCCCCCAGGGCGCCTACGCGAACGATCCCACCGCGGAGCTCGTGGTGGTGCCCCGCACCTACCGGGCCCTGAAGGCCGGCGCCAAGGCCGCCTCCCTCGAGCACGCCGCCGCCTCCGAGCTCGAGGACCGGGTCCTCGAATACGCCCTGGCCTGGCACGTCCACACCGAGCTCGAGAACGGCGCCGAGGAGACCCGCCACACCGACTACCTCTTCAACGCCCACACCGGCGCCCTGATCAAGAAGTGGTCCACCCTCCACACTGCCGGGAAGCCCGGCGGCAAGACCACCCTCACCGCCGAGAAGACCACGGGCAACTCCCAGTGGTACGGCCAGGTCACCCTGGACACGGCCTGGACGGGCAGCACCCACCAGCTCTCGGACCTCACCCGCCCCGCCAGCGGCAGCAACACCACGTACAACCTCGCCAACAAGACCTCGGGCACCGGCACCGCCTACACCGACGCCGACGGCGTCTGGGGCGACGGCACCTGGTACAGCAGCAGCACCCTCTCCACCACCGGCCCCACGGGCCAGACCGCCGCCGTGGACGCCCACCGGGGCCTCCAGGCCACCTGGGACTTCTACAAGTCGGTCTTCGGGCGCATCGGCATCGACAACAAGGGCCGGTCCGCCTACAGCCGCGTCCACTACAGCCGCAGCTACGACAACGCCTTCTGGTCCGACAGCTGCTTCTGCATGACCTACGGGGACGGCAACAGCTCCGGCTCCCACGGCGAAGCGGACCTGGACACCGTGGGCCACGAGGTGAGCCACGGCGTGTGCGCCGCCGAGGCCAACCTGACCTACAGCGGCGAAAGCGGCGGCCTGAACGAGGCCAGCTCCGACATCCTGGGCACCATGGTGGAGTTCTGGGTCCTGGGCGGCATGCCCGCCGGCACCATCCCCGGGTCCCCGGCCGGCTCGACCACGGCCAATGGCGGGAAGTATGCCAACTACAAGCTGTTCGAGAACAGCTGGGCCCACGCCTACCCCAATGACGCCCTGCGGTGGATGCACAAGCCCAGCCGGGATGGCGCGAGCCCCGACTTCTGGTCCTCCTCCCTTGCCAGCCTCGACGTCCACTACAGCAGCGGCGTGGCCAACCACTGGTTCTACCTCCTGGCCTTCGGCGGCGGCAACGATCCCTACACCGACAGCAAGGGCGAGACCAGCCCGGTCTACACCGGCACCACCGCGCCCACGCCCATCGGCAACGACAAGGCCGCGCGCATCTGGTACAAGGCGCTCTGCGACTACATGACCTCCGGCACCACGTACGCCGGCGCCCGCACCGCCACCCTCGCCGCCGCCGCGGCCCTCTACGGGAGCGCCTCGGCCGAGTACAAGGCCGTGGGCGACGCCTGGACCGCCGTGAACGTGAAGTGA
- a CDS encoding DUF4388 domain-containing protein, translating into MGIKGDLSTMGLEDILQWLSVGKKTGILELKGFLHTKRVAFGDGRITSVWSSDPREYLGQYLLAYNRITEDQLREALATQEDENQLLGRILVNRQLVTETEIRRIVQLKVEESIYDTFLWDTGTFEFHDGQPPLQRSMLLSLEVTGIVLEGARRTDEWKRVRKVIRGGDAVLAGVSETIAEMLPLAPEDADILARLDGLKTIDQIVIEMRAPEFKIHKLLFDLHEKGMVRILHPGGRLGEQTSLQLQRARQLLERQKLQEAQDELRKLLVEQPRLQEATRMLQVVEHMLEENTLDETLVPELAVTIEELMQAQLGPNEAFLATRVNAVWSIKDIISISPFPHEECLAIFSKLLKRGILKVQKAAGGAQAGYR; encoded by the coding sequence ATGGGCATCAAGGGCGATCTTTCCACCATGGGCCTGGAGGACATCCTCCAGTGGCTATCGGTGGGCAAGAAGACCGGCATCCTCGAGCTCAAGGGCTTCCTCCACACCAAGCGCGTGGCCTTCGGCGACGGCCGGATCACCAGCGTGTGGTCCTCCGATCCGCGGGAGTACCTGGGGCAGTACCTGCTGGCCTACAACCGGATCACCGAGGACCAGCTCCGGGAGGCCCTGGCCACCCAGGAGGACGAGAACCAGCTCCTGGGCCGGATCCTGGTGAACCGCCAGCTGGTCACGGAGACCGAGATCCGCCGCATCGTCCAGCTCAAGGTCGAGGAGTCCATCTACGACACCTTCCTGTGGGACACGGGGACCTTCGAGTTCCACGACGGCCAGCCCCCCCTCCAGCGCTCCATGCTCCTGTCCCTGGAGGTCACGGGCATCGTCCTCGAGGGGGCGCGGCGCACCGACGAATGGAAGCGGGTCCGCAAGGTGATCCGGGGCGGCGACGCCGTGCTCGCCGGGGTCTCCGAGACCATCGCCGAGATGCTCCCCCTGGCCCCCGAGGACGCCGACATCCTGGCGCGGCTTGACGGCCTCAAGACCATCGACCAGATCGTCATCGAGATGCGGGCCCCCGAGTTCAAGATCCACAAGCTGCTCTTCGATCTCCACGAGAAGGGGATGGTCCGCATCCTCCACCCCGGGGGCAGGCTCGGGGAGCAGACCAGCCTCCAGCTCCAGCGGGCCCGGCAGCTCCTGGAACGCCAGAAGCTCCAGGAGGCCCAGGACGAGCTGCGCAAGCTCCTCGTCGAGCAGCCCCGGCTCCAGGAGGCCACCCGGATGCTCCAGGTCGTCGAGCACATGCTCGAGGAGAACACGCTGGACGAGACCCTGGTGCCCGAGCTGGCCGTGACCATCGAGGAGCTCATGCAGGCCCAGCTGGGCCCCAACGAGGCCTTCCTCGCGACCCGGGTGAACGCGGTCTGGAGCATCAAGGACATCATCTCCATCTCGCCCTTTCCCCACGAAGAGTGCCTGGCCATCTTCTCCAAGCTCCTCAAGCGTGGGATCCTCAAGGTGCAGAAAGCGGCGGGAGGCGCCCAGGCCGGTTACCGCTAG
- a CDS encoding threonine aldolase family protein has translation MRALDFRSDTVTRPSPEMRAAMASAEVGDDVLDRDPLMDRLERRVAELLGLEAGLWTPTGCMANTIALMLHLSRGDRFLAPAQAHVLGSELGTPAWLAQGMPEALPWEAGPGRITPMQVFRAAGRPGPYYTLRSALLCLENTHNFAGGTCTTAAEHRALVEQARALGLKVHLDGARLWHAAAATGDTLADLAWGADTVNVCLSKGLGAPMGSVLCGSRDLVEAGRRIRKMLGGGVRQGGIVAAAGLVALDYLPRVPEDHAKARRLADGLRAMGFRVAPPDTNILLVPVPDAAAALSILEGVGVRVLPVGSALRFITHRDLADADIEEALDRIRAAADRLVTTWEGDRPMV, from the coding sequence ATGAGAGCACTCGACTTCCGATCCGACACCGTCACGCGCCCCTCCCCCGAAATGCGCGCCGCCATGGCCTCCGCCGAGGTCGGGGACGACGTCCTCGACCGCGACCCCCTCATGGACCGCCTCGAACGCAGGGTGGCCGAGCTCCTGGGCCTGGAGGCGGGCCTCTGGACCCCCACCGGGTGCATGGCCAACACCATCGCCCTCATGCTCCACCTGTCCCGGGGCGACCGGTTCCTGGCCCCGGCCCAGGCCCACGTCCTGGGTTCCGAGCTGGGCACCCCGGCCTGGCTCGCCCAGGGCATGCCCGAGGCCCTGCCCTGGGAGGCGGGCCCCGGCCGGATCACCCCCATGCAGGTCTTCAGGGCCGCGGGCAGGCCCGGCCCCTACTACACCCTGCGCAGCGCCCTCCTCTGCCTCGAGAACACCCACAACTTCGCGGGCGGCACCTGCACGACGGCGGCGGAGCACCGCGCCCTGGTGGAGCAGGCCCGCGCCCTGGGCCTCAAGGTCCACCTGGACGGCGCGCGCCTCTGGCACGCCGCGGCCGCCACCGGCGACACCCTGGCCGACCTCGCCTGGGGCGCCGACACCGTGAACGTCTGCCTCAGCAAGGGCCTGGGCGCCCCCATGGGCTCGGTCCTCTGCGGTTCCCGGGACCTCGTGGAGGCCGGGCGCCGCATCCGCAAGATGCTGGGCGGCGGCGTCAGGCAAGGCGGCATCGTGGCCGCCGCGGGCCTGGTGGCCCTCGACTACCTGCCCCGCGTCCCCGAGGACCACGCCAAGGCCCGGCGCCTCGCCGACGGCCTCCGGGCCATGGGCTTCCGGGTGGCCCCGCCCGACACCAACATCCTCCTGGTCCCCGTGCCCGACGCCGCCGCCGCCCTGTCCATCCTGGAGGGCGTCGGCGTCCGGGTCCTCCCCGTGGGCAGCGCCCTGCGCTTCATCACCCACCGGGACCTGGCCGACGCGGACATCGAGGAGGCCCTGGACCGGATCC
- a CDS encoding gluconeogenesis factor YvcK family protein, which translates to MAGGRGLHAEMPLKVVAIGGGTGLAALLRALKPEAGRTRDPWRLTGIVTVSDDGGSSGRLRDELGGIPPGDLRNCLSALTREESVLSDLLNYRFRSDGSLSGHSLGNLMLHALADLTGDWVRAIRQLSNVLVTVGRLYPSTVVPVVLRAEDMEGRRYTGETHVNSAKPPLALFWAEPLDAEPLPEAILAILQADLILFAPGSLYTSTIASLLIAELREAVARTGAPVLYIANLMTEPGESSGMDMEAHIAAIQAFAHVALSAVIANTAPLPDALLRRYRAEGGVPLVPDAGRICGVPIFSYPLLDPEAEMVRHHPVLLNRAIRDVIATL; encoded by the coding sequence ATGGCCGGCGGGAGGGGCCTCCACGCCGAGATGCCCCTCAAGGTGGTCGCCATCGGGGGCGGCACCGGCCTGGCCGCCCTGCTCCGGGCCCTCAAGCCCGAGGCGGGGCGGACCCGGGACCCCTGGCGCCTGACGGGGATCGTCACGGTCTCCGACGACGGGGGGTCCAGCGGCCGGCTGCGCGATGAGCTGGGGGGCATCCCCCCCGGCGACCTGCGCAACTGCCTGTCGGCCCTCACCCGGGAGGAGTCCGTCCTCTCGGACCTCCTCAACTACCGGTTCCGGTCAGACGGGTCCCTTTCCGGGCACTCCCTCGGCAACCTGATGCTCCATGCCCTGGCCGACCTCACCGGCGACTGGGTGCGGGCCATCCGCCAGCTCAGCAACGTGCTCGTCACCGTGGGCCGGCTCTACCCGTCCACCGTGGTCCCGGTCGTGCTGCGGGCGGAGGACATGGAGGGGCGCCGCTACACCGGCGAGACCCACGTCAACTCCGCCAAGCCGCCCCTCGCCCTGTTCTGGGCCGAGCCCCTGGACGCGGAACCCCTACCCGAGGCGATCCTGGCCATCCTCCAGGCCGACCTCATCCTCTTCGCGCCGGGGAGCCTCTACACCTCCACCATCGCCTCCCTCCTCATCGCGGAGCTCCGGGAGGCGGTGGCGCGGACGGGGGCCCCCGTCCTCTACATTGCGAACCTCATGACGGAGCCCGGCGAGAGTTCGGGCATGGACATGGAGGCGCACATCGCGGCCATCCAGGCCTTCGCCCACGTGGCCCTCTCCGCCGTCATCGCCAACACCGCCCCCCTCCCCGACGCGCTCCTGCGCCGCTACCGGGCCGAGGGCGGGGTTCCGCTCGTCCCCGACGCCGGGCGGATCTGCGGGGTGCCGATATTCTCCTATCCGCTCCTGGATCCGGAGGCGGAGATGGTGCGCCACCACCCCGTCCTGCTCAACCGGGCCATCCGGGACGTCATCGCTACCCTGTAG
- a CDS encoding PIG-L family deacetylase: MASNAEKGGRVAVIVAHPDDETMWACGLLLKHAELDLTIIALNHRTDPDRAPRFHRALARYGARGDLGALRDGGREDELPEGQVEETILHLLPRATFDLVLTHSPRGEYTEHKFHDEVSDAVRVLFEQGRLQANELWHFAYDDDGARSVPHPAQNASLVLPLTQAQFRDKLAIIQGIYGFGPDAWETVNAPRTEAFRRVRPDPAEPGLPSLLLDPGRVL; encoded by the coding sequence ATGGCCTCGAACGCGGAAAAGGGCGGCCGTGTGGCCGTCATCGTCGCCCATCCGGACGACGAAACGATGTGGGCCTGCGGGCTCCTGCTCAAGCATGCGGAGCTGGACCTGACCATCATCGCCCTCAATCACCGGACGGACCCGGACCGGGCCCCCCGCTTCCATCGCGCCCTGGCCCGGTACGGCGCCCGGGGGGACCTGGGCGCCCTCCGGGACGGGGGGCGGGAAGACGAGCTTCCCGAGGGCCAGGTGGAGGAGACCATCCTCCACCTCCTGCCCCGCGCCACCTTCGACCTGGTGCTCACCCACTCCCCCCGGGGGGAGTACACCGAGCACAAGTTCCACGACGAGGTCTCGGACGCCGTGCGGGTGCTGTTCGAGCAGGGACGCCTCCAGGCCAACGAGCTCTGGCACTTCGCCTACGACGACGACGGGGCCCGGAGCGTGCCCCATCCGGCCCAGAACGCCAGCCTCGTGCTCCCCCTCACCCAGGCCCAGTTCCGGGACAAGCTGGCCATCATCCAGGGCATCTACGGGTTCGGCCCCGACGCCTGGGAGACGGTGAACGCCCCCCGCACCGAGGCCTTCCGCCGGGTCCGGCCGGACCCGGCGGAGCCGGGGCTCCCGTCCCTCCTCCTGGATCCGGGGCGCGTCCTCTGA
- a CDS encoding DsrE family protein, whose translation MRLGILLQTRDPEQAWNGLRFANAALRRGHETRVFLMGAGVEVEDLREAPYDAGGQLEAFAAAGGTVLACGTCLKGRGKAGSALCPLSTMDDCLDLVAWAERVVTF comes from the coding sequence ATGCGCCTCGGCATCCTCCTGCAGACCCGCGACCCTGAGCAGGCCTGGAACGGCCTGCGGTTCGCCAATGCGGCCCTCCGCCGGGGCCACGAGACCCGCGTCTTCCTCATGGGCGCCGGGGTGGAGGTGGAGGACCTCCGGGAGGCCCCCTACGACGCCGGCGGGCAGCTGGAGGCCTTCGCCGCCGCGGGCGGCACCGTCCTGGCCTGCGGGACCTGCCTGAAGGGCCGCGGGAAGGCCGGCTCGGCCCTGTGCCCCCTGTCCACCATGGACGACTGCCTGGACCTGGTGGCATGGGCGGAGCGCGTGGTGACCTTCTGA
- a CDS encoding TM2 domain-containing protein, translated as MPFCPQCGAETHPAAAVCVKCGVALPGQSVVATPDAGEPKSWTVTLLLCFFLGALGVHRFYLGHTVIGIIQLFTLGGCGIWALIDFIIILVGGMKDASGRPLKK; from the coding sequence ATGCCCTTCTGCCCCCAGTGCGGAGCTGAAACCCATCCCGCCGCGGCGGTCTGCGTCAAATGCGGCGTCGCCCTCCCCGGCCAGAGCGTCGTGGCCACCCCCGACGCCGGCGAGCCCAAGAGCTGGACCGTCACCCTCCTCCTGTGCTTCTTCCTGGGGGCCCTGGGCGTCCACCGCTTCTACCTGGGCCACACGGTCATCGGCATCATCCAGCTGTTCACCCTGGGCGGGTGCGGCATCTGGGCCCTCATCGACTTCATCATCATCCTGGTCGGGGGCATGAAGGATGCCAGCGGACGCCCCCTCAAGAAGTGA